In Candidatus Methylomirabilota bacterium, the following are encoded in one genomic region:
- a CDS encoding zinc-binding dehydrogenase produces the protein MSIPSTMKAVILHGADEMRVQAWPVPELGPGEALLKVEVASICGTDVKVLHRKLQGQPEGPFIMGHEYAGTVAALGPGVDEFRVGDRVAVEVHKGCERCENCIKGWYTSCLNYGNLAKGHRAKGLTCDGGFAEYAVNHINTLYHLPDSLTFEQACMVTTAASPLWAIDLMGGYMAGETVLVLGPGPIGLMAVQLCKAMGAERVILSGTRDERLEIGRKLGADHIINVRRENLGARVSEYTNGKGADAVLECAGGSSSMQDALENVKRGGRIGVVAWYAGPVEMDMNLAVRSNVRIYAARGEGGMNCGRSLALMSAGKLVADPIISHHFALDQIHEAFDTYVNRLGNALKVAIHV, from the coding sequence ATGTCGATTCCATCCACCATGAAGGCGGTCATTCTCCACGGCGCTGACGAGATGCGGGTGCAGGCCTGGCCGGTGCCGGAGCTTGGGCCGGGCGAGGCGCTCCTGAAGGTCGAGGTCGCGTCGATCTGCGGTACCGACGTGAAGGTGCTCCACCGCAAGCTCCAGGGCCAGCCCGAAGGCCCGTTCATCATGGGCCACGAGTACGCGGGCACGGTGGCCGCCCTGGGGCCGGGCGTGGACGAATTCCGCGTGGGCGATCGCGTGGCCGTCGAGGTGCACAAGGGCTGCGAGCGCTGCGAGAACTGCATCAAGGGCTGGTACACCTCCTGCCTGAACTACGGCAATCTCGCCAAGGGCCATCGCGCCAAGGGGCTCACGTGCGATGGCGGCTTCGCCGAGTACGCCGTCAACCACATCAATACCCTCTACCATCTCCCGGACTCGCTCACCTTCGAACAGGCCTGCATGGTCACCACGGCCGCCTCGCCGCTCTGGGCCATCGATCTCATGGGCGGTTACATGGCGGGGGAGACCGTGCTCGTCCTCGGGCCGGGGCCCATCGGGCTCATGGCCGTCCAGCTCTGCAAGGCCATGGGAGCGGAGCGGGTGATCCTGAGCGGCACGCGTGACGAGCGCCTCGAGATCGGCCGGAAGCTCGGGGCCGACCACATCATCAACGTGCGCCGCGAGAATCTGGGCGCGCGGGTGAGCGAGTACACGAACGGCAAGGGCGCCGACGCGGTCCTCGAGTGCGCAGGCGGTTCCTCGTCCATGCAGGACGCGCTCGAGAACGTGAAGCGGGGCGGGCGCATCGGCGTGGTCGCCTGGTACGCGGGCCCCGTCGAGATGGACATGAACCTCGCCGTGCGCAGCAATGTCCGCATCTATGCGGCGCGCGGCGAGGGCGGGATGAACTGCGGCCGATCGCTGGCCCTCATGAGCGCGGGCAAGCTCGTGGCCGACCCCATCATCAGCCACCACTTCGCGCTGGACCAGATTCACGAAGCGTTCGATACCTACGTGAACCGGCTCGGCAATGCTCTCAAGGTCGCCATCCATGTCTAG